One Salvelinus sp. IW2-2015 linkage group LG35, ASM291031v2, whole genome shotgun sequence DNA segment encodes these proteins:
- the LOC111958792 gene encoding mitochondrial import receptor subunit TOM40 homolog produces MGSVLAASSPPPPGSGVVQGAPGLVSAPPGFSMPSVPPPSVPGQPAGETGSPLPNPGTYEECHRKCKEVFPIQMEGVRLVVNKGLSNHFQVSHTVTLSTXAESGYRFGATYVGTQQTGPAESFPVMVGDMDNTGSLNAQVIHQLTSAVRSKIAIQTQQHKFVNWQCDMEYRGDDFTSAVTLGNPDVLLGSGIIVAHYLQSISPALALGGELVYHRRPGEEGAVTSLMGRYTGNNYVATLTLGGAGAHATYYHRANDQLQLGVEFEGSMRTQETSVSFGYQLDLPKANLLFKGSVDSNWVVGAVLEKKLLPLPLSLALGAFLNQKKNKFQCGFNVTVG; encoded by the exons ATGGGCAGTGTGTTGGCTGCCagctccccccctcccccaggcAGTGGTGTTGTCCAGGGGGCCCCTGGGTTGGTGTCTGCCCCCCCAGGGTTCTCCATGCCCTCCgtccctcccccctctgtccccGGACAGCCAGCGGGTGAGACYGGGAGCCCCCTCCCCAACCCTGGTACCTATGAGGAGTGTCATCGCAAGTGCAAAG AGGTGTTCCCCATCCAGATGGAAGGAGTGCGACTGGTGGTCAACAAGGGCCTGAGTAATCACTTCCAG GTCAGTCATACAGTCACTCTCAGCACCWTGGCTGAATCTGGCTACCGGTTTGGTGCCACCTACGTGGGCACTCAACAGACAGGACCTGCTGAG tcCTTCCCAGTCATGGTgggagacatggacaacactggtaGTCTGAACGCCCAGGTTATCCACCAGCTCACCAGCGCTGTGCGCTCTAAAATAGCCATCCAG ACTCAACAGCACAAGTTTGTGAACTGGCAGTGTGACATGGAGTATCGTGGTGATGACTTCACCTCTGCTGTTACCCTGGGCAACCCAGACGTCCTCCTCGGCTCTG GTATTATCGTGGCTCACTACCTCCAGTCCATCAGTCCAGCCCTGGCGTTGGGAGGAGAGCTGGTCTACCACCGGAGGCCTGGGGAGGAGGGAGCAGTCACCTCCCTAATGGGCAGATACACAG GCAATAATTATGTTGCCACATTGACTCTAGGAGGTGCTGGTGCTCATGCAACGTACTACCACAGAGCCAATGACCAG CTGCAGCTGGGGGTGGAGTTTGAGGGCAGCATGCGGACYCAGGAGACCTCAGTATCGTTTGGGTACCAGCTGGACCTCCCTAAAGCCAACCTGCTCTTTAAAG GTTCGGTAGACAGTAACTGGGTGGTGGGGGCGGTCCTGGAGAAGAAGctgctgcctctgcctctctccttggCCCTGGGAGCCTTCCTTAACCAAAAGAAGAACAAGTTCCAGTGTGGCTTCAATGTCACCGTCGGCTAG